TGGCGATCGGGGTCGAGCCGACGAAGGAGACCGCCTCGATGTCCGGGTGCTCCAGGATGCGGTCCACGGCCGTCTTGTCGCCCTGCACGATGTTCAGGACGCCGTCCGGCAGGCCCGCCTCGGAGGCCAGCTCGGCCAGGCGGAAGGAGGCCGACGGGTCCTTCTCCGACGGCTTCAGCACGAACGTGTTGCCGCACGCGATGGCTAGCGGGAACATCCACATCGGCACCATCGCCGGGAAGTTGAACGGCGTGATGCCCGCGACCACGCCCAGCGGCTGGCGGATCGAGGCGACGTCGACCCGGGTGGAGACCTGCGTGGACAGCTCGCCCTTGAGCTGGACGCTGATCCCGCAGGCCAGCTCGACGATCTCCATGCCGCGCGCGACCTCGCCGAGCGCGTCGGAGTGCACCTTGCCGTGCTCGGCGGTGATCAGTTCGGCGATCTCGTCGCGGTGGGCGTCCAGCAGTTCGCGGTACTTGAACAGGACCGCCGTGCGCCCGGCGAGCGAGGAGGTTCCCCAGGCCTCGAAGGCGGCCTTGGCGGAGGCGACGGCGGCGTCCACCTCGTCGACGGTCGCGAAGGCGACCTGCTTCTCCTGGGCGCCGGTGGCCGGGTCGTAGACGGGGCCGAAGCGGCCGGAGGTGCCCTCGACGGGCTTGCCGTCGATCCAGTGGGTGATGGTCTTCATGGGGAGCAAGGGCCTTTCGTGGAGCCTGGGATCAGCGGGGAGTTCGCGGGGAGTCCGCGGGAGTTCAGAGGTGGCGACGGCGTCCGGCGACCTGCCGGTCGTAGCGCTCGCGGGCCTCGACGGCGGCCTCGCGGGAGGCGGTCTCGGCGACCGGCACGTCCCACCAGGCCTCGGCCGGGGGAGCGGTCGGGGCCGGGTCGGTCTCGACGTACACGCACGTCGGCCGGTCGGATGCCCGGGCCGTGGCCAGCGCCTCGCGCAGCTCGCGCACGGTCTTGGCGCGCAGGACGTCCATGCCGAGGCTCGCCGCGTTGGCGGCCAGGTCGACGGGCAGCGGGGCGCCGGTGAACGTGCCGTCGGCCGCCCGGAAGCGGTAGGCGGTGCCGAACCGCTCGCCGCCGGTCTCCTCCGACAGACCGCCGATGGAGGCGTAGCCGTGGTTCTGGATGAGGACGATGTTGAGCGGCAGGCCCTCCTGGACGGCCGTGACGATCTCCGTCGGCATCATCAGGTAGGTGCCGTCACCGACCAGCGCCCACACCGGCGTGCCGGGGGCGGCCTGCTGGACGCCGATGCCGGCCGGGATCTCGTAGCCCATGCAGGAGTAGCCGTACTCCAGGTGGTACTGGCGCGGGCTGCGGGAGCGCCACAGCTTGTGCAGGTCGCCGGGGAGCGAACCGGCCGCGTTGATCACCACGTCGTCGTCGCCCACGGCCGCGTCCAGCGCGCCGAGCACCTGCGTCTGGGTCGGGACCGCGCTCTCGTCGGCGGCGCGGTAGGCCGCCTCGACGACCTCGTCCCAGCGCTCCTTGCCGGCGCGGTACTCGGCTTCGTAGGAAGCCTCCACGCGGTGACCGGCGAGTGCCTCTCGGAGCAGTTGGAGACCGGACTTCGCGTCGCAGACCAGCGTCCCCGCCGCCAGCTTGTGCGCGTCGAAGCCGGTGATGTTGAGGTTGAGGAACCGCACGCCCGGGTTCTGGAAGAGCGTGCCGGAGGCCGTGGTGAAGTCCGTGTAGCGGGTGCCGACGCCGATGACGAGATCGGCGGTGCGGGCGAGGTCGTCGCTGACGGCCGTGCCGGTGTGGCCGATGCCGCCGAGGTCGGCGGGGTGGTCGTGGCGCAGTGACCCCTTGCCCGCCTGGGTCGAGGCGACCGGGATGCCGGTGGCGTCCACGAGCTCCTTCAGCGCGGCCTCGGCCTCGCTGTGGTGGACGCCGCCGCCCGCCACGATCAGCGGCCGCTCGGCCGACCGGATCGCCTCGACGGCCGCCGTCAGCTCCACCGGGTCCGGCGCGGGACGCCGTACGTACCAGACGCGCTCGGCGAAGAACTCCTCCGGCCAGTCGTACGCCTCCGCCTGCACGTCCTGGGGGAGGGCCAGGGTGACGGCGCCGGTCTCGGCCGGGTCGGCGAGCACGCGCATCGCCTGGAGCGCCGAGGGGATCAGCGCCTCGGGGCGGGTGATCCGGTCGAAGTACCTGGACACCGGGCGCAGGGTGTCGTTGACCGACACGTCGGCCTCGACCGGGTGCTCCAGCTGCTGGAGCAGCGGGTCGGCCGAGTGCGTGGCGAAGTAGTCGCCGGGCAGGAGCAGCACCGGCAGCCGGTTGATCGTCGCCAGGGCCGCGCCGGTGACCAGGTTGGTGGCGCCCGGGCCGATCGAGGTCGTCACCGCCTGCGCGGACAGGCGGTTGAGCTGCCGGGCGTAGCCGACCGCCGCGTGCACCATGGACTGCTCGTTGCGGCCCTGGTGGAACGGCATGACGGCGCCTGGCCCGATGCCTGCCTCCATCAGCGCCTGGCCGACACCGGCCACGTTGCCGTGGCCGAAGATGCCCCAGGTCCCGGCGATCAGCCGGCGTCGCACGCCGTCCCGCTCGGTGTACTGGGCGGACAGGAACCGCACCAGGGCCTGGGCGGTCGTCAGTCGGCGGGTGGGGGCGCTCATGCGGAGGTCTCCGGGGCGGTGTAGAGGGGGAGCCGGGGGTCGACCGGCTGGTCCGGCCAGGTGTCGCGGACCCAGGCGTGGTCGGGGTGGTCGCAGATCAGCCAGGCGCGCTCGGCCTCGGGGCCCGCCATGACGTTGAGGTAGTACATGTGGTGGCCGGGCGTGGCCATCGACGGCCCGTGCCAGCCGTCCGGGATCAGGACGACGTCGCCGTCGCGGACCTCCGCGAGCACGTCGGTGTCGCGGCCCGGGCCGGACGGGGAGACGCGCTGGTAGCCGAGGCCGGGGATGCCGTCGTGGCCCGCGAACTCGAAGTAGTAGATCTCCTCCAGCACGGACTCCTCGCCCGGCCGGTGCTCGTCGTGCTTGTGCGGCGGGAACGACGACCAGTTGCCGCCCGGGGTGATCACCTCGACCGCGATGAGTTTGTCGCACTCGAAGACCCCGGCCGCGCCGAAGTTGTTGACCTGCCGGGAGCAGTTGCCGGTGCCCCGCAGCTCCACGGGCACCTCGGAGGCCGGGCCGTAGCGGGCGGGCAGCCGACGGGTGCAGCGCGCGCCGGTCAGCGCGAACCGCCCGCCGGCGGCGGACGTCACCGTCGCCCGGGCGTCGCGCGGCACGTACGCGAAGTCGCTGACGCCGCTGAAGACGTCCCGGCGGCCCTGGAGCTCGAAGGTCTCCTGGCCGAAGTCGTCGGTCGCGGCGACCGTGCAGCCGCCGCTCAGCGGGACGACGATCCACTCGCTGTCGCCGGAATCGAAGGAGTGCCTGCCGCCCGGCGGCAGCTCCAGGATCCGCAGGCTGGAGTAACCCCAGCCGGCCTTCTCGGGCGTGACGTCGACGATGTAGGGGCCGCCGAGGGCCTTACCGGCGGGAAGGTGATACGTCATCGTGTGCCTTTCGGATCACAGCGGGTGCTCGCAGCAGGTGCCTCTTGCATCACAGCAGGTGCCTCCTGCTTCACAACAGGCCGACGGCGGTGTCCACCGCCTGTTCCACGCTGCCCTCGGCCGGGTAGAGCAGCGAGCGCCCGACCACCAGACCCTGCACGGTGGGCAGGCGCAGGGCCTTGCGCCAGCGTTCGTAGGCGCCCTCCTGGTCGCCGCCGACCTCGCCGCCGAGCAGCACGACGGGGAGTGTGGAGGTCTCCAGGACCTGGGCCATGTCGTCCGGGTCGTCGGTGACGGGCAGCTTCAGCCAGGTGTAGGCGGAGGTGCCGCCCAGCCCCGAGGCGATCGCGATGGACCGGGTGACGGCTTCGGCGGACAGGTCGTTGCGCACCTTGCCGTCGACCCGCCGGGAGATGAACGGCTCGACGAACAGGGGGAGTTGCATCGCCGCCATGGCGTCGATCGCCCGGGCGGTGGACTCCAGGGTGGTGAGCGAGCCCGGGTCGTCGTAGTCGATGCGGACCAGGAGCTTGGCCGCGTCGAAGCGGAGCCGGGCGATGTCCTCGGCGCGGTGGCCGGTGAAGCGGTCGTCCATCTCGAACGTGGCGCCGGCGAGGCCGCCGCGGTTCATCGAGCCCATCACGACCTTGTTCTCCAGCACCCCGAGCAGGAGCAGGTCCTCCAGGATGTCGGCGGTGGCGAGCACCCCGTCGACCCCGGGCCTCGACAGCGCGACGCAGAGCCGTTCCAGCAGATCGGCGCGGTCGGCCATGGCCAGGCGCCGGTCGCCGACCGCGAGGGCGCCGCGCGCCGGGTGGTCGGCGGCCACGATCATCAGCCGGCCGCTGTCGCCGATCAGCGGGCGGCGCACCCGGCGGGCCGCCGCCTCGGCGACGGCCTCGGGATTGCGGGCCCGGACCGTGGTGAGGTCGGGGATGCCGATGTTCAATGCAGGCTCCGTTCAGTGACTCGTGCTCGGCGACGACGCCCCGGCGAGGAGGTCCTCGATCTCGGACTCGGCGGGCATCGCGGAGGAGCAGGCGAGGCGTGAGGCGACGAGGGCGCCGGCGGCGTTGGCGTGCCGCATGGTCTTCTCCAGGTCCCACCCGGCGAGCAGGCCGTGGCAGAGGGAACCGCCGAAGGCGTCGCCCGCGCCCAGGCCGTTGACCACCTCGACCGGCACCGGCGGCACCTCGGCCCGGGTGCCGTCGCGGTGCACGGCCAGGACGCCCTTGGGGCCCTGCTTGACGACGGCCAGTTCCACGCCCGCCTCCAGCAGCGCGTCGGCGCAGGCCTGCGGCTCGCGCACACCGGTGGCGATCTCGCACTCGTCGAGGTTGCCGACCGCGACGGTGGCGTGGCGCAGCGCCTCGCGGTAGTACGGGCGGGCCTCCTCGGGGTCGGCCCAGAACATCGGCCGCCAGTCGAGGTCGAAGACGGTGATGCCCGCCTTGTCGCGGGCCTTGAGGGCGGCGAGCGTGGCGGAGCGGCTCGGCTCCTCGCTCAGGCCGGTCCCGGTGATCCAGAAGATCCTCGCCCCGCGGATCGCGAAGAAGTCCAGCTCGTCGGTGTGGATCTCCAGGTCGGGGGCCTTGGGGCGGCGGTAGAAGTACAGGGGGAAGTCGTCCGGCGGGAAGATCTCGCAGAACGTGATCGGCGTCGGGTGGGCGTCGACCGGGGTGACCCAGCGGTCGTCGACGCCGAAGGACCTCAGCTCCTCGTGCAGATAGGTGCCGAAGGGGTCGTTGCCGGTCCGGGTGATCAGCGCCGTACGGCGCCCGAGGCGTGCCGCGGCGACCGCCACATTGGCCGCCGAACCTCCAAGGAATTTCCCGAACGTCTCCACCTGGGGCAGCGGGACGCCGGTCTGGAGGGGATAGAGGTCGACCCCGATGCGGCCCATCGTGATCAAGTCGAAATACTGGGCTGGCCCGGCCATGCGCGACCTCCTCGGGAAGCTGGGGATGCGGGTCCGGAGCCGCCCTGACACCGTGGGGCGTGGGTGACCTGGGACCTGCCGCTCAACAGGTGTAGGTGCCGGAGCAGGGCCCTGTCAATAGTTTGTACTTACATTCGGACCTGCTTGTGAAATGATGTCTTAACAAAGTATTGACAGCGGGCGCGGCAGGGACTTGTATCCCGTGGCATCGCAACAGTCTGTTTGCGGCATCATGATCCGGACTCCGTAAGGCTCCGGGACCACGGATCCCTCGTGATCCCCTCCTTTCCCCCGCAGTAGCACAGTGAGGTGCCAGGAAAGATGGACCGCTCTTCTCACCCCCGCTCCCGTAGGTTCGCGCCGGTTGTCGCCGTTGCCGCGGCAGCGGCCCTGACCCTCGCCGGCTGCTCCAGCAGTTCCGGGGGCAAGAAGTCCGAGGAAGGCGCCGCCAACGCCTCCGCCGGCAAGGCGACCACGCCCCGCATGACCGTCGCCCTCGTCACCCACCAGGCGCCCGGCGACACCTTCTGGGACACCGTCCGCAAGGGTGCCGAGGCCGCCGCCGCCAAGGACAACATCAAGCTCGTCTACTCCGCCGACCCGAACGCGGGCAACCAGGCCAACCTGGTCCAGAACGCGATCGACCAGAAGGTCGACGGCATCGCCGTCACCCTCGCCAAGCCGGACGCCCTCAAGGGCGTCATAGGCAAGGCCGAGAAGTCCGGCATACCCGTGGTCGGACTCAACTCCGGCCTGAGCGACTGGAAGAAGCTCAACCTGCTGGAGTTCTTCGGCCAGGACGAGTCCGTCGCCGGCGAGGCCTTCGGCAAGAAGCTGAACGAGGTCGGCGCCAAGAAGGTCCTCTGCGTCATGCAGGAGCAGGGCAACGTCGGCCTCACCCAGCGCTGCGACGGCGTGGCCAAGACCTTCGAGGGCAAGGTCGACCCGCAGAACGTCAACGGCACCGACATGCCGTCCGTGAAGTCGACGATCACCGCCAAGCTGAAGCAGGACCCGTCCATCGACTACGTCGTCACCCTCGGCGCCCCCTTCGCGCTGACCGCGGTGCAGTCGGTCTCCGACGCCGGCAGCAAGGCGAAGATCGCCACCTTCGACCTGAACAAGGACCTGATCAAGTCCATCAAGGCCGGCGACATCCAGTTCGCCGTCGACCAGCAGCCCTACCTCCAGGGCTACCTGGCCGTCGACGGCCTGTGGCTCTACAAGAACAACGGCAACTACAGCGGCGGCGGCGAGCAGCCCGTGCTGACCGGCCCGGCCTTCGTCGACAAGTCCAACGTCGACAAGATCGGGGAGTTCGCCGCGAAGGGCACCCGGTGATGAGCATGACCCAGCAGGCCACGCCGGCGGTGGACACACCGCCGGCCCCCGGCCCCAAGCAGTCCGACGGCCGGACACGGCAGCGCCCGCCGGCGCTGCGGCTGCTGGCCAGGCCCGAGGTCGGCGTCTTCCTCGGCGCCGTCGCCGTGCTCGTGTTCTTCCTGTTCGCGGCACCGCCGGTGCGCGACGGCAGCTCGATGGCCAACATCCTGTACCAGTCGTCGACCATCGGGATCATGGCGCTGCCCGTGGCCCTGCTGATGATCGGCGGCGAGTTCGACCTGTCGGCCGGTGTCGCCGTGATCACCTCGGCGCTGACCGCGTCGATGC
This region of Streptomyces caelestis genomic DNA includes:
- the iolD gene encoding 3D-(3,5/4)-trihydroxycyclohexane-1,2-dione acylhydrolase (decyclizing), giving the protein MSAPTRRLTTAQALVRFLSAQYTERDGVRRRLIAGTWGIFGHGNVAGVGQALMEAGIGPGAVMPFHQGRNEQSMVHAAVGYARQLNRLSAQAVTTSIGPGATNLVTGAALATINRLPVLLLPGDYFATHSADPLLQQLEHPVEADVSVNDTLRPVSRYFDRITRPEALIPSALQAMRVLADPAETGAVTLALPQDVQAEAYDWPEEFFAERVWYVRRPAPDPVELTAAVEAIRSAERPLIVAGGGVHHSEAEAALKELVDATGIPVASTQAGKGSLRHDHPADLGGIGHTGTAVSDDLARTADLVIGVGTRYTDFTTASGTLFQNPGVRFLNLNITGFDAHKLAAGTLVCDAKSGLQLLREALAGHRVEASYEAEYRAGKERWDEVVEAAYRAADESAVPTQTQVLGALDAAVGDDDVVINAAGSLPGDLHKLWRSRSPRQYHLEYGYSCMGYEIPAGIGVQQAAPGTPVWALVGDGTYLMMPTEIVTAVQEGLPLNIVLIQNHGYASIGGLSEETGGERFGTAYRFRAADGTFTGAPLPVDLAANAASLGMDVLRAKTVRELREALATARASDRPTCVYVETDPAPTAPPAEAWWDVPVAETASREAAVEARERYDRQVAGRRRHL
- the iolB gene encoding 5-deoxy-glucuronate isomerase, with translation MTYHLPAGKALGGPYIVDVTPEKAGWGYSSLRILELPPGGRHSFDSGDSEWIVVPLSGGCTVAATDDFGQETFELQGRRDVFSGVSDFAYVPRDARATVTSAAGGRFALTGARCTRRLPARYGPASEVPVELRGTGNCSRQVNNFGAAGVFECDKLIAVEVITPGGNWSSFPPHKHDEHRPGEESVLEEIYYFEFAGHDGIPGLGYQRVSPSGPGRDTDVLAEVRDGDVVLIPDGWHGPSMATPGHHMYYLNVMAGPEAERAWLICDHPDHAWVRDTWPDQPVDPRLPLYTAPETSA
- a CDS encoding Cgl0159 family (beta/alpha)8-fold protein, translated to MNIGIPDLTTVRARNPEAVAEAAARRVRRPLIGDSGRLMIVAADHPARGALAVGDRRLAMADRADLLERLCVALSRPGVDGVLATADILEDLLLLGVLENKVVMGSMNRGGLAGATFEMDDRFTGHRAEDIARLRFDAAKLLVRIDYDDPGSLTTLESTARAIDAMAAMQLPLFVEPFISRRVDGKVRNDLSAEAVTRSIAIASGLGGTSAYTWLKLPVTDDPDDMAQVLETSTLPVVLLGGEVGGDQEGAYERWRKALRLPTVQGLVVGRSLLYPAEGSVEQAVDTAVGLL
- the iolC gene encoding 5-dehydro-2-deoxygluconokinase, with amino-acid sequence MAGPAQYFDLITMGRIGVDLYPLQTGVPLPQVETFGKFLGGSAANVAVAAARLGRRTALITRTGNDPFGTYLHEELRSFGVDDRWVTPVDAHPTPITFCEIFPPDDFPLYFYRRPKAPDLEIHTDELDFFAIRGARIFWITGTGLSEEPSRSATLAALKARDKAGITVFDLDWRPMFWADPEEARPYYREALRHATVAVGNLDECEIATGVREPQACADALLEAGVELAVVKQGPKGVLAVHRDGTRAEVPPVPVEVVNGLGAGDAFGGSLCHGLLAGWDLEKTMRHANAAGALVASRLACSSAMPAESEIEDLLAGASSPSTSH
- a CDS encoding sugar ABC transporter substrate-binding protein: MDRSSHPRSRRFAPVVAVAAAAALTLAGCSSSSGGKKSEEGAANASAGKATTPRMTVALVTHQAPGDTFWDTVRKGAEAAAAKDNIKLVYSADPNAGNQANLVQNAIDQKVDGIAVTLAKPDALKGVIGKAEKSGIPVVGLNSGLSDWKKLNLLEFFGQDESVAGEAFGKKLNEVGAKKVLCVMQEQGNVGLTQRCDGVAKTFEGKVDPQNVNGTDMPSVKSTITAKLKQDPSIDYVVTLGAPFALTAVQSVSDAGSKAKIATFDLNKDLIKSIKAGDIQFAVDQQPYLQGYLAVDGLWLYKNNGNYSGGGEQPVLTGPAFVDKSNVDKIGEFAAKGTR